In a genomic window of Arachnia rubra:
- a CDS encoding glycosyltransferase family 4 protein yields MRIAYVNVDSGIPVFGTKGASVHIQEVVRELLRRGHEVVVHTTRAGDEIPFDLAGLKVVETPVTTDEPVARERAQQNASAQIAERIIADGTDLVYERYSLFSTVLADVVATTGAAGVLEANAPLIEEQRTHRVLVDEAAAEAALRRQVQAAAVTIAVSDPVRDWVRERTGTERAYTVPNGVSTTRITPQTEAGGDPVVTFVGTLKPWHGVADLLSAAALAQQPWQLRIIGDGPERAALEEQAGALGITVDFRGAVAPADMPLHLAGSAIGVAPYPDLGGEQQQYFSPLKVYEYLAAGLPVVASAVGQLPQILSEIGTLVPPSDPAALAAAIDRLAADPGLRAELGRRGREQAEERHSWAGAVNCILELARRSGG; encoded by the coding sequence ATGCGCATCGCCTACGTGAACGTCGACTCGGGAATCCCTGTCTTCGGCACCAAGGGAGCCTCCGTGCACATCCAGGAGGTGGTGCGCGAACTGCTCCGCCGCGGCCATGAGGTCGTGGTCCACACCACCCGCGCCGGAGACGAGATCCCCTTCGACCTGGCCGGCCTCAAGGTCGTCGAGACCCCCGTCACGACCGATGAGCCCGTCGCCCGGGAACGCGCCCAGCAGAACGCCTCCGCCCAGATCGCAGAACGCATCATCGCCGACGGAACCGACCTGGTCTACGAACGCTACTCGCTGTTCAGCACCGTCCTGGCCGACGTCGTCGCCACGACCGGGGCAGCCGGGGTCCTGGAAGCCAACGCCCCCCTCATCGAGGAGCAGCGCACCCATCGCGTGCTCGTCGACGAGGCGGCCGCCGAGGCTGCCCTGCGCCGGCAGGTGCAGGCCGCGGCCGTCACCATCGCGGTCTCCGACCCGGTCCGCGATTGGGTGCGGGAACGCACCGGGACCGAGCGCGCATACACTGTCCCGAACGGGGTCAGCACCACCCGCATCACCCCCCAGACCGAGGCCGGCGGCGACCCGGTGGTGACCTTCGTCGGCACCCTCAAACCTTGGCATGGCGTCGCCGACCTGCTGTCCGCCGCCGCCCTGGCCCAGCAGCCCTGGCAGCTGCGGATCATCGGCGACGGGCCCGAGCGGGCCGCCCTTGAGGAGCAGGCCGGGGCCCTCGGCATCACGGTGGACTTCCGTGGCGCTGTCGCCCCCGCCGACATGCCGCTGCACCTGGCTGGGTCCGCGATCGGCGTCGCCCCCTACCCGGACCTCGGCGGGGAACAGCAGCAGTACTTCTCGCCCCTGAAGGTCTACGAATACCTAGCGGCGGGGCTGCCGGTGGTGGCCTCCGCCGTCGGGCAGCTGCCGCAGATCCTGAGCGAGATCGGCACGCTCGTGCCGCCCTCCGACCCGGCCGCGCTGGCTGCCGCCATCGACCGCCTTGCCGCCGACCCTGGGCTGCGCGCCGAGCTGGGACGGCGGGGCCGCGAGCAGGCCGAGGAGCGGCACAGCTGGGCGGGAGCC